A single region of the Mechercharimyces sp. CAU 1602 genome encodes:
- a CDS encoding distal tail protein Dit — protein MSFTFNGVHSDEHNLTVTKTDSQVLPPRQLQTIEVPARAGTLYYGAEKGARIFTLHCALIGETDFEHRIRLIAEWLDVDEPAPLVFNTEADKTYYAVVNDTPTLDRVGTYGEFSIQFYCADPHAFGEVKTQPIANPDAVFVRQGIRYREDGTEVTENYPVYKDGKFGKAVLIEEGTENLLTTASLPSNEEVAVDVGEEYSLSIVDGSAKIEHTEVYEINATLEKEGVDFEGYVDQGWQSGTHVNTVEADNDYLELAKTGEDLRLINGTDSEWADSSNTLVDTTSENGNLVLSNLPSWDVEEKMEDYTDTWQIAGQGYGGTVTQKTNYVEIIDGGSGVSGNFGMELLDQTVFPVTMDFRVRCRDNTDAYVVIEDDIDYIKVKLPSTSGEWVWHRIICHSSSSMTKYVDGVEVSGGWWKGDSKVNQIQFYIDGPDGYGDFDIGPTYIAFGEDLGAPPSNHEYEGKWTTDYISVSSVDTYESVGVGWGASYPAPFSADDYTITWESQLKIGGAEQGWKDFDKDNIVGLSKGDDVSNVEVCFRITLKSRDSCFSPRIYRAEYTLYSGYETAGYRESAPIDISQVGKASRTELTWFVSDEPTGTSAKVETQVSLDGGSSWSEYTEVVISSDPIPDISQDTDLSNAYLRYKWTLTTTDISETPSIDRMDYDLFTGYKPSQTIDIETVDVGSIGEVESSFIEWSEDVQPNTNIKIETSIDGTNYKEATIGSSFLVPNENLSGKSLYLRYTIETSDTAVAPTLNNIAWKIAQQEETRISPATSTLSLTPANVSRWQLEKKPFPTGWQAYGSPRNGECIYVKTDEVLNETEGTIEFWVYEEGDSPVQRYMIDLNGNSRMSLYRSTDGNYVIYFNGEEVMSSSAPSIGWHAITIRWNGTEVTLFVDGIEMDSEVLTQSVSFYEATRLYVGCDQHGANQWNSLIDDMRISNIARADEEIAIGYNSGESFEVDDFTTYKVTFDSALASATDSSMIVEGTAPVQPIFTVSIVKSASYLKVSDGIHYVYVTPEVGEEFVVGDVIVIDNERAKVTHNGTLNMPDLDSDFFTIPKGETEFIVEPSGVARIEASFTERWK, from the coding sequence TTGTCATTTACTTTTAACGGAGTTCATTCGGATGAGCATAATTTAACTGTCACTAAAACCGATTCGCAGGTGTTGCCGCCACGCCAACTCCAAACCATCGAAGTTCCTGCGAGAGCGGGGACGTTATACTACGGGGCCGAAAAGGGAGCTAGGATATTCACGCTTCATTGTGCCCTCATAGGCGAAACAGATTTCGAACACAGAATTCGCTTGATTGCGGAATGGCTTGATGTTGACGAACCCGCTCCGCTTGTTTTTAATACCGAAGCCGACAAAACATACTACGCCGTGGTAAACGACACTCCGACTCTCGATAGAGTGGGAACGTACGGAGAGTTTTCGATTCAGTTCTATTGCGCCGATCCACATGCGTTTGGGGAGGTGAAAACGCAGCCAATAGCGAATCCGGACGCTGTTTTCGTGAGGCAAGGGATTCGCTATCGCGAAGATGGAACGGAGGTCACAGAAAACTATCCGGTGTACAAAGACGGAAAGTTCGGAAAGGCGGTTCTTATCGAGGAAGGGACGGAGAACCTTTTGACTACGGCTAGTTTGCCGAGTAACGAAGAGGTGGCGGTTGATGTTGGAGAGGAATATTCGCTATCAATCGTTGACGGATCTGCGAAAATCGAACACACAGAGGTTTATGAGATTAACGCGACACTCGAAAAAGAAGGGGTCGATTTTGAGGGTTATGTCGATCAGGGTTGGCAGTCAGGGACTCATGTTAATACGGTGGAAGCCGATAATGACTATCTTGAATTGGCGAAGACAGGCGAGGATTTACGGTTAATAAATGGTACGGATTCGGAGTGGGCTGACTCATCGAATACATTAGTCGACACAACCTCGGAAAATGGAAATCTAGTTCTATCGAATCTTCCATCCTGGGACGTAGAAGAGAAAATGGAGGACTATACCGACACTTGGCAGATTGCGGGTCAGGGATACGGAGGTACCGTGACGCAAAAAACGAATTATGTTGAGATCATTGATGGAGGGTCAGGGGTTTCGGGTAACTTTGGAATGGAGCTGTTAGATCAAACTGTTTTTCCAGTGACCATGGATTTCCGTGTCCGGTGTCGCGATAATACGGATGCGTACGTTGTTATTGAGGATGACATCGACTATATAAAAGTAAAACTACCAAGTACTTCTGGAGAATGGGTATGGCACCGGATTATATGCCATAGTTCTAGTTCCATGACAAAGTATGTTGATGGAGTTGAGGTTAGCGGAGGTTGGTGGAAAGGAGACTCGAAGGTGAATCAAATTCAATTTTATATCGATGGTCCTGATGGATATGGTGACTTCGATATTGGACCAACCTATATCGCGTTCGGAGAAGACCTCGGTGCGCCTCCGTCAAACCACGAATATGAGGGAAAGTGGACGACTGACTACATTTCTGTGAGTTCAGTTGATACGTATGAATCTGTAGGAGTGGGCTGGGGTGCTTCGTATCCGGCTCCGTTTTCCGCAGACGATTATACGATCACATGGGAGTCTCAGCTCAAAATCGGAGGGGCTGAACAGGGTTGGAAAGACTTTGACAAGGACAATATAGTCGGGTTGTCCAAGGGAGATGACGTTTCAAATGTTGAAGTCTGTTTCCGAATCACTCTGAAAAGCCGTGACTCCTGTTTTTCTCCGCGAATATATAGAGCAGAGTACACTTTATACTCTGGATACGAGACGGCGGGATATAGAGAATCTGCTCCGATAGATATTTCGCAGGTTGGGAAGGCTTCTAGAACAGAATTAACATGGTTTGTTTCCGATGAGCCTACAGGAACTTCAGCGAAGGTAGAAACACAGGTTTCATTGGATGGAGGATCTAGCTGGTCTGAATACACGGAAGTTGTGATTAGTAGTGATCCGATACCAGATATCAGCCAGGATACCGATCTTTCCAACGCTTATCTCCGTTACAAGTGGACACTCACGACAACCGACATTTCCGAAACCCCGTCTATTGATCGAATGGATTACGACCTTTTCACCGGATACAAACCTTCACAGACAATTGATATTGAAACGGTAGATGTCGGATCTATTGGCGAAGTCGAATCATCGTTTATCGAATGGTCAGAGGATGTCCAACCCAACACGAACATCAAAATCGAAACCAGCATCGACGGAACTAATTACAAAGAAGCGACCATCGGGTCGTCTTTTTTAGTTCCAAATGAAAACCTAAGTGGAAAATCACTATACCTTCGATACACTATCGAAACTTCGGACACTGCCGTTGCGCCTACGTTGAACAACATAGCTTGGAAAATTGCGCAACAAGAGGAAACGAGAATTTCACCTGCGACATCGACACTATCGTTGACTCCGGCAAATGTATCTCGATGGCAACTCGAAAAGAAACCGTTTCCAACCGGATGGCAAGCGTATGGCTCACCACGAAATGGCGAATGTATCTATGTTAAAACCGATGAAGTGTTAAACGAAACGGAGGGGACAATAGAGTTCTGGGTTTATGAAGAGGGAGATAGCCCGGTTCAGCGATACATGATCGACTTGAACGGAAACTCACGAATGTCGCTGTATCGAAGTACAGATGGCAACTATGTTATCTATTTCAATGGAGAAGAAGTCATGTCTTCCTCTGCGCCATCTATCGGTTGGCACGCAATCACTATACGATGGAATGGAACCGAAGTAACTCTGTTCGTCGATGGAATCGAAATGGATTCCGAGGTATTGACGCAAAGTGTTTCTTTCTACGAAGCGACGCGGCTTTATGTCGGGTGTGACCAACATGGAGCGAATCAGTGGAATAGCCTCATTGATGATATGCGAATATCGAATATTGCACGAGCAGACGAAGAGATTGCCATTGGATACAATTCCGGAGAATCGTTTGAAGTAGACGATTTCACGACATACAAAGTAACTTTCGATTCTGCTCTCGCTTCGGCTACGGATTCCTCGATGATTGTCGAAGGGACTGCGCCTGTTCAACCGATATTCACCGTGTCGATAGTAAAATCTGCATCGTATTTGAAAGTGAGTGACGGAATCCATTATGTTTATGTCACGCCGGAAGTAGGTGAAGAGTTTGTGGTTGGGGACGTAATAGTGATCGATAACGAAAGAGCAAAGGTTACCCACAACGGCACGCTAAACATGCCGGATCTTGACTCGGATTTCTTCACGATACCGAAGGGAGAAACCGAATTCATCGTTGAGCCGTCAGGAGTCGCACGTATCGAGGCTTCTTTCACTGAACGCTGGAAGTAA
- a CDS encoding phage tail tape measure protein translates to MKRSFGLVEKAALAVGGAVAIGIGGSTAVAATFEQAMSRVKAISGANESQFKKLEDAARQLGETTSFSASEAASGMEYLAMAGFDTTEIIAAMPGVLNLAKSGAIDLGTAADITSNILTGFGMSADQTGHLVDVMASTVSSSNTNIDQLGDAMKYVAPIASQLGWSVEETASAIAAMSSAGIQGSQAGTSLRQSLLSLVNPSQEAKDLMDELEISITGTNGEMKPMPELIGHIANRLEGMTEKQKTSTLAQLVGTEAASGFINVINKGPDALAEYAEGLENSDGAAQKMADTMGDNMLGSFKKFQSALEGLGISIGNEFLPYFTVIVDAATDVVRLFGKLDSGSVAMGLAMAGVASTVALVSTAFLRLRVAVAALYASMGPAGWIIAGISAIAAVMTGYIMQQERQVEVSMEQVQAGLKQTQANDQLIGSFEELKSKSRLTTEEFGRYIDLQEELAQTNSEEKVAEIKEEMEGLREKSGLSNDELNTMVRLNGELIEAFPNAEKAVSEFGNEVVETTDKMWDMNYQQQEMLKMELMQKLSEGAHEYADWMEQIKQKESEMTVLRQQHEGQTSHINDLYVKRKVYQDRLLDGDKENDWYAKQRLDHYDKLIEKAKEERDATFEKVEASKEDVGNLNEKIAKHEIAKQQMADLLLAQNGINIEAGKGLEGIDKEIEKNKDLIQSLKEQKTGHFENDKLLQEQIESYEEQNSILQGIKESINETAGAQLEVNKEINEGTNYARTLNDKLNEETKKPVDTSDIDDGKKKTDELNSKANQKTKKPVDTSDVDKGNQKAANLNKDISKSTKKPMSSKDIESGQGKARDLNKDISRSITKTVKTSSIWDAVSVAKDLHDWLTKPATKAVSVVRSIYENLVRHQGGLIPTYHTGTPSSVVPGIGEVNATLLGGEMVLTQQDQAKLFRWINDMEASFGNVEVSGVSSIGDQEITINLPVILDGRQIGQTSHSFLYNQKTSTLRSKGYMT, encoded by the coding sequence ATGAAAAGATCGTTCGGTTTAGTCGAAAAAGCGGCACTCGCAGTCGGCGGAGCAGTGGCAATCGGCATAGGCGGATCAACGGCAGTAGCGGCGACATTCGAGCAAGCAATGTCTCGTGTCAAAGCCATTTCCGGTGCTAACGAATCTCAGTTCAAAAAACTCGAAGATGCAGCACGTCAGCTCGGCGAAACTACGTCATTTTCCGCGAGTGAAGCGGCGAGTGGTATGGAGTATCTTGCGATGGCTGGCTTCGATACTACGGAAATCATTGCCGCAATGCCTGGCGTTTTGAATCTCGCAAAATCTGGCGCAATTGATCTAGGTACTGCTGCGGATATTACTTCGAATATTCTTACTGGCTTCGGAATGTCGGCGGATCAAACGGGACACCTTGTTGACGTCATGGCTTCGACGGTTTCGAGTAGTAATACGAATATCGATCAGCTTGGGGATGCGATGAAGTATGTCGCTCCGATTGCGTCACAGCTTGGATGGAGTGTCGAGGAAACTGCTTCTGCGATTGCTGCAATGTCGTCAGCGGGAATTCAGGGGTCCCAGGCGGGCACCTCGCTCCGTCAATCGTTGCTATCACTCGTGAATCCGTCTCAGGAAGCAAAGGATTTGATGGACGAACTCGAAATATCGATCACCGGAACCAATGGCGAAATGAAGCCGATGCCAGAGTTAATCGGGCACATCGCTAACAGACTCGAAGGCATGACGGAGAAACAGAAAACGTCAACACTCGCGCAACTCGTAGGTACAGAAGCGGCATCGGGTTTTATAAACGTCATTAACAAAGGACCAGATGCTCTCGCCGAATATGCCGAAGGACTAGAGAACAGCGATGGTGCGGCTCAAAAGATGGCGGATACCATGGGCGACAATATGCTCGGTTCCTTTAAGAAGTTCCAGTCGGCGTTGGAAGGTCTCGGAATATCGATAGGAAACGAATTCCTTCCGTATTTTACCGTCATCGTCGATGCAGCTACAGATGTCGTTCGGTTATTCGGGAAATTAGATAGCGGATCAGTGGCGATGGGTCTCGCGATGGCTGGCGTAGCGAGTACAGTTGCTCTCGTCTCTACGGCTTTCCTTCGACTGCGTGTTGCGGTGGCAGCGCTATACGCAAGCATGGGTCCAGCGGGTTGGATTATCGCAGGGATTTCGGCTATTGCAGCGGTGATGACCGGATACATCATGCAACAAGAGCGTCAAGTAGAGGTTTCAATGGAACAGGTTCAAGCTGGGTTAAAGCAGACACAGGCGAACGATCAGCTCATTGGTTCCTTCGAGGAACTGAAATCGAAAAGCCGATTGACTACGGAGGAATTCGGTAGATATATCGACTTACAAGAGGAATTAGCGCAGACAAATAGCGAGGAGAAAGTCGCAGAGATAAAAGAAGAGATGGAAGGGCTGCGAGAGAAGTCGGGGTTGTCGAATGACGAACTGAATACGATGGTTCGTCTGAACGGCGAGCTGATCGAGGCGTTTCCAAATGCTGAAAAAGCTGTTTCGGAGTTCGGAAACGAAGTTGTAGAAACAACGGATAAAATGTGGGATATGAACTACCAACAACAGGAAATGTTGAAGATGGAACTCATGCAGAAGCTCTCGGAAGGTGCACACGAGTATGCGGATTGGATGGAGCAGATAAAGCAAAAAGAAAGTGAAATGACGGTGCTCCGACAGCAACATGAGGGACAGACAAGTCATATTAACGATTTATATGTTAAAAGGAAGGTATATCAAGATCGATTGTTAGATGGAGATAAAGAAAATGACTGGTACGCGAAACAACGTTTAGATCATTATGATAAGTTGATTGAAAAAGCAAAGGAAGAACGGGATGCAACGTTTGAAAAGGTTGAGGCATCAAAAGAGGATGTAGGTAATTTAAATGAAAAGATAGCGAAACATGAAATAGCAAAGCAGCAAATGGCGGATCTGTTGTTGGCGCAGAACGGTATTAATATTGAAGCGGGTAAAGGGTTAGAAGGTATTGATAAGGAGATAGAGAAAAACAAGGACCTCATTCAATCGTTGAAAGAACAGAAGACGGGTCATTTTGAGAACGATAAACTACTCCAAGAACAAATTGAAAGTTACGAAGAACAAAATTCGATTTTACAAGGTATAAAGGAATCGATAAACGAAACTGCAGGTGCACAGTTAGAAGTAAATAAAGAAATCAATGAGGGAACAAATTATGCTCGTACATTGAACGATAAATTGAATGAAGAAACGAAAAAACCAGTCGATACTTCGGATATTGACGACGGAAAGAAGAAAACAGATGAATTAAACTCAAAAGCCAATCAGAAGACGAAGAAGCCCGTAGACACAAGCGATGTGGATAAAGGTAACCAGAAAGCGGCTAATTTAAATAAAGACATTTCCAAATCCACGAAAAAGCCTATGTCGAGTAAAGATATTGAATCAGGTCAAGGAAAGGCGCGTGATTTGAATAAGGATATATCGAGAAGCATCACCAAAACAGTAAAAACATCATCTATTTGGGATGCGGTAAGTGTTGCGAAGGACCTACATGATTGGCTCACAAAACCCGCGACAAAAGCTGTTTCCGTTGTCCGTTCTATTTATGAAAATCTCGTACGTCACCAAGGCGGATTAATTCCGACATACCATACGGGGACACCCTCGTCCGTTGTTCCTGGAATCGGAGAAGTCAACGCGACTCTACTAGGTGGAGAAATGGTGCTGACGCAACAAGACCAGGCGAAGTTGTTTCGATGGATCAACGATATGGAAGCGAGTTTCGGAAACGTTGAGGTTAGTGGCGTTTCCAGTATCGGAGATCAAGAAATAACAATAAACCTTCCGGTAATTCTCGATGGAAGGCAAATTGGCCAGACTTCGCATAGCTTCTTATACAACCAGAAAACAAGCACGCTTAGATCGAAAGGCTATATGACTTGA